CTGGCCTAAAACTAGGCCTTCTGTTCTATGACACCATTAAGACCTCTCTCCATGAACTGCAGATGCAAAGGGTCACTATCTTGCCCAAGTCACCTCCACCTCACTCCTAAGTCTCAGTCCACCCCACTGTCCCAGGAAGGACTCAGGACATCTCTCACTTTGTTCCTGCAGGTGTCTTAGAGAGCAAGACTCTGCTGCCACTCTATCAAATTCACAGTCTCCCTGTTCCCTCCAGCAGGGATGTACCTGCCATAAATGACTCCCCTGATTTAATCCCTTTGAAGGTTTATATTGCCAACAGCATGAAACACATACTGTCCAGTGCCCTCAGTGTCTCCACAAGTCTACCTTAGCCCATCCAGTGACCATCCTCCTTCCATATCTGATCTGTCCTTTCCCCAGGGTGGACCCACTGACACATACAGGTTCCAGGTTTCTATTTTCAACCTTTACTCTGCTGCAGCCCATTCCTGCTACAGAACCCTGACATTCTGAGGACTACCATGGTCCACACAGCTGACGGGGCCATGGACACTCCAAGGGAAGGGCACAGTTCTTCTCagtctcctctctcactctctcagtTGCCATAGTCTTTAGTTCAGGTCAAAACATTTCTGTTTGGTGGAATGTGTTGATTGTGGACTCCACAGGTCCCTGATATCTATCTCCCAATTTGAATGAGATGTTCAGTCCCACTCAAGAACATGTTTATCATCATAGAACTCATGGGCCTGGATTCTTGACTCAGTATACTCAAAGATGCTATTTTACCTCAATAATGTCCCCCAGTTGTTGACCAGGCCCCAGAGTCCtggagaaagtaggaagaagaGAGAGTCACATAAAATAGCTATAGTTCTGaatgaaatatatattcaaataggTAGGACCACTTAGACAAGTGTATACTGGAAAGtaggaaacaatgaagaagagtaTGTTATCATATGGGCTGGGGCCCCCATCCTAGAGACTCTAGGTTCACAGCATGGATACCCTTCTCCTTGAAGGATTCATGGTCCCATCCCTGATGAGAAGCAAGAAACAGTCATTTCTGACTTGTTAGTTTTAAGAACAGATTTTGAGAACATGGTGCAGCTCTGTGTATCTGGAGATCATAAAACTATGGTTGTGTTTTACACATTTCCATCCTTGAAGacattttattctttcacttGTGACCCATAGGCTTATAGATTTGAAAGCTTGGCCATTGGAGAACAGTACTACTTGAAagggattaggaggcgtggctatGTGGgcgtgggtgtggccttgttggaggaagtgtgtcactgggggtggttgGGCTATGGGGTTtcaaagctcaagccagaccagagtctcactcttcctgctgtctggaagGAGACATGTAGAACTGATCTGGATGtggaactcccagctccttctcctgcaccatgtctgcctgtgtgtctccaGACTACCTACCCGACATgctaataatggactaaatctatGAAATATcaagccagccccaaataaatggtTACCTGTACGAGAATTGCCATGGCCTTGGTTTCCCTCTGGAGAAATAGAATACTGACTAAGCCACACTGCTGCCTTTGTCTTTGAAATggcaaagacagaaaaacagaaggacTAGGAGAGAGGCAACAGAGgaatatacaaaagaaaagaaagaaagggcaaaATTAATGTCCTGGTGAAACTAAGTTGAGAAACAAATGTGGCCTTGACTGGGGAGAGTTTCAAAAGCAGTGCAATGTTTATGGCTCTGATGAAGGCAGTCTTGCGAGGTCTAGCATCAATATTGAGCAGCTCTCCTTAGATGCTTGCAAAACCCAGGGACAGGAAAGTGAGGGGACACTGCTTGCTGACCACCAACAGCACTGAGGCTCCACCCTAACCCCAGAAAAGGGCGCCCTTTCTTGACCCTAACCCAACAGCTGTCTCTAGCCTGTCTGATGTCTtgctcctcagctcctcagctccaTTTTCTGTCAGACATGCAGCCAGCACCCTCATGCCTCTCCTGTCCAGCTGTCTGGCCAGCAGGTTCCCAAAGCCCGAGTCACAGCCCGTGATGAAGACATGCTTGTCTTGGAGATGGCTcaccacctgcctctccctgaaCAAGCGCAGGAGGTTCCACAGGCCCAGGAGAACCACCAGGTAGAGCCACATGGTTTGGAAGAGGACAGGCACATACAGTCTGTGCTAAAGTGAGCCTGGCCTCTTCACAGAGGACAACGAGAAACTGGGAACTTAGCATCCAGGAAGGATTGCAGACTTCTAGCAGGGAGGCCACACTTTTGTTTCCTGTCCAGTGCTTCCCTTGGTATTTATTTATGCCTCACTTCTATGATCTTTCACCTGTTTGCTCAGCTGATATACAATGGACTTTGGCATGCCCTTACTTGCAGCCTAGGATTTCTGGCTGAATTTCAGAGAAAACCTTAATCAGAAGTTTTAGAGCAGTGTGTGGAGCTTTGCATCTGGTTCCTGGCTCTAGAGATGTGCCCAACTGACTCTCTGATTCCAGCTTAAAATAAAACAGGCACCTTCCATCAGAATGAAGCCGAGTTTCCCTTATCTGTTTCTTCCACCACTTCATGTCCAAACATGTGAGGACTCAAACTGGTGGTGTGGTTCACAAAGACCATGCTTCTGTCAGCAATTCCTCCAACACAATGTGTTCTCTGCACTACTGCATCCATATGCCTTTCTCTGTTAGTCCTCATAGCACCTTGTGTCTGGTCCTCATGCTCCCCCCTATCCTGAGACTAGGCTCTGGATGCCCACCATATCGCTCTTTACTCTCCATTTCTGGAGCATCTCTGTACAGTGAGATAGAGGGTCTCATGTCCCACAAGGTgtgaaagaaaaaggcagagagcaAGAGGAGCAGACATGGGGAGAAAAGCCAATTTCTGGTTGTGGCAGTTGCCAAGGCCTTCACTTATCAATTCTCTGATGTGTAAGTGACTCCTTAAGAGTATgatgtagcaagtctttctctgtaccgCCAGCTCACAATTAATGACACAaggactttttattaattatgtaaggtcagcctgagcttaggcttgtttctaaatagctcttataacctaTATTAACatgtttctattaatttacatgctgTTATGTGTCTCAGGGACTTTGTCTCTCCTCCTGCGTGTCCTGCTTCATCATCCTCTCTTCTGGAATCTCTCCCCTGCATAGATTCaattcctcttcttttccctctatccagaagtcccacctacacattctgcctagctattggttggttggctttatattaaactaatcacagtgacGTATACACAGTGTAACCAAATATCTCTCATGAGGCAGTAGCCTGTAGTTGGAaattttctcaggtcctgcccggTCGCACAGTCTGTGTTCCTCAAGTTGTACCTGGCCCCATCGTCCCTCAgtcacttacaaaataatcactcagaggcgtATTATTAACTGTAAATTATatagcctatggctcaggcttttcaTGAACTAGCACTTATAACTTAACCcacttttattaatctataacttgccacatggCCATAGCTTATCGGTATTTTCACATGTTCTTtcgcttggtgtgtgtgtgtgtgtgtgtgtgtgtgtgtgtgtgtgtgtgtgtgtaggcaaaacagcttgaccacacaactgccatgacaggcttagaggcccagacacaacttttgtgacaggcttactggcaggcaacacccagatggAGGAGAAGCCATAAACTGACTCCCACCCAAGGAGGGCCTGCGTCTAAGGGGAGATACTTAACATTCCAAACATGTTCatcacccctagacaaatgtcagccaatcagtgtCCTGAATCCTGGGAATGTCgacaccccaacctctgctatgataaaaccccACCTGGCCTAGGCTCTGAGCTCTCTGGTTCACCACTGTGTCTGAcagtccaagctctgagcttgaaaataaaggctcgtTTGCTTTTGCAaatgggattcagtctccatggtggtcgTTTGGGGTCCCAAGatccaagcaaccaaccaaacaaaaaacaactccaaaaacagaaacaaaagacaaagaatttGTTAAAAACATGCAAATcatatttcatttcttgtttcCAAAATTAAACATACTTGCAGACTCTGTATTAAGCAGAGTCCAAGCATAACAGTGTCACAGCCGCAGAGAAGCACCTAGGACAGCTCGATcatattcctcctcctccttcagttcCTCCTCATTTAGTGAATCTCACTTTGGTTTCAAATCCTGTTCCTTTTGCTAAttctgttccttctcctcctcttccccttatCCATGGCTTTCCTGGTCCTGATCCTAATCCTTGTCCTGCTTCCCAACAACAGAGAGGACTTTCCTAAGAATGCTCATTTGAGCAAAAGACTATGGGATTCTCAAGGTTCTGAGTAGCCAAGGGGACCTCAAAACCCTAGAATGAGTGGGCTGCATCCTACAAAGTGAACACTGGGACTTCCTTAACCAGGGAGCCTGAAGGTACATTTCCCCCAGTGAACACATGTCCCTTCAACTGTGAATTCCCTAGCACCATCCATTCATGTTAAAACCCACTCCCCACACCTACTGACCCTTCTTACTCACCCTGACAGCAACACACACTCCTGTTGTTGACAAGGGCTTCTAGAACACAGCAGGATCCAGACCAGTCCCTGGATTTCCAGATAAAGTCAGTGAGAATAGGAGTCTGGGTGTGACTCCCTCACATGGAGTCACGGGACTGAAGAGAAATCCTCAGAGACACCTCCCTGTCCTGTGGAGCTTCCCCCagtccatccatccctccactgAGATTCCTGCACAGAACAACTGACAGTGCCCAGTGGTCCTCTTCAGTGTCCTGGGTAGGGGGCTCCTTGTCCCATTCCAGGGCTGAACTTGTGAGTGTCTCAACACTCCAGCTGTCTGATCTCTGGGCTGCAGTGCTGAGGCAGAATCTGAGCTGAACCATCTCCTGGGATCAAGACTCCAGAGGAGTGTAGCTCAGCCAGGTGAGAAGCACTTCTCCAGTGAAGGCCAGggcatccccacccaccccactctttcttctgcatgcagggaggggagggatggagtctAGAATCAGTGATGCAAAGGGTGGGGAACAGGCCACTGTGGAAGCCTTTTCCAGTCCTGCCCACATGCAGCCCTTGTTCAGTCTTAACTGGGGACCCAGAAATGAAGGAATATCGTGTTCTAATGGCTGAGATTCATGGGTGGAGACACGAGTTTCTACAATGTACTCCTCATGCAGGGAATGAGCAAGACATGAGTTTGGGGCATATAGAGTGTAACCCTCAGCAAAGGGATTGAGTGAGACAGCCTCTGGCAGCATCTGAAGAGGCCCTCACAGGTCCCCTGAGTAGACGCCAGTCTTGACTCACCAAAGAAGTCTGGAAGGAGGAGAACAGCAGGCTTCTCCAAGCGTGGAGCACATGGACCTGGACCACTTCACAGGACACTTCCTTCCCATTACACTTTGCTCAGTCACATCATGAAGCCCTGACCATTACCCAAGCTTAGAGCCAGAGATCTGTCCTAGGTGCTGGGCCTGCCCCTTCCCCTAGTGGAGCCccgcatgggggaggggaggtcaaCAACTTGTACACTTATACTTCCATAATGCTCCAGAAAGAACTTCTCAGATGGTGCAAACCTCCTGATCAGCGTCCTCACAGACCACAAGAGAAATTCTTTGATATTACTAGAATGTGATTTGGGTGTAAAGGTATTTGTGaaatatctctctgtctctctctctctctctctctctctctctctctctctctctgtgtgtgtgtgtgtgtgtgtctctctctctgtctctctgtctctctgtctctctctctgtgtgtgtgtgtgtgtgtgtgtgtgtgtgtgtgtccatgtggctGTACAGGGAGTGTGAATCCATGAGTTTTCAGGTTCAGACCTGCCTTCCACTCACAAAGATTCTCCTGTTATCTTTGCAGAACGCTAACATTGCTGGAGTGACCCACCATGCACTGTCTTGTTCTCTTTCCAAGGAGAACATGGGCTGACCTGAATGAACCACACAGGAGCATTTGGAGACTCTTAGCTGCTTTCCATCTTGGACACCTGATTCCTTCAGTAATCCGATGCTGGAATCAACACTCATTGTGAGTTTTATGATGAATTGCTTGAACTATTACATGCTATTATAATATCATGTGTAATAATAGTGTTTGTATGTATTGATTATGTATAAAGCAACAGCATGGCTTGGTGGCACACCTTCATAATCCCAGCATCAGAAATCATGAAGCAatacagaggaggaagaagccctgagtgagtgTATTCTGTTGACCTGGCCACCACCAACACAAGGACCAAGGTCTCAGACACATGCAAATTGGTAAAGCCTTTCCCTACATGAATAAGGGTCAGAATTGGCAAAGCCTTCTTTCTCTGGCACAGGTTTCGGTGTCTATGGATAAGTGAACAGTGTGGCAAAAACTCGCCACTGCAGCTTCCTGGAGGTCCCAGCCTGAGACGGCTGCCTTCAGTCCTCCTGCAGACTTGCCAGCCCCTTCCCCTTTGCTGCTCCTGACAGACATGCTGAGGAGGCAGGTCGCAGCAGAAGCAGCTGAGGCTCCATCAGAGCACACGCCGGCCACTGGAtgccagcttttctgtacatgtgtctgtgtgtctgtcctttctatGGAGTTTCACACCAAAGACAGATGTGCTGAAACGAGGCGAGAGATTCAGAAGATAATGATGTACCTGTGTGAcgtagtgagatcttgtctcaaactaaCTAActgaaaatatacttaaaaaattaCATATGGACTAATCTGGTAGAGCTGGTAGagcattttcttctctctagAGATCACAAATTGTTCTTCTCTCTAGAGAATCCCAGGTCCACAGTTAGgtatctcacaactgcctgtaactcctgttctaggggacACAAAAAACCTGTTCCATACCGGAACTATTACTCCCATGGAATaccaacacacatgcatagacaaatataaatacaaatgtttaaaGAGAAGATAAGTAAAATGGATGACCCTGAGACATGGAAGTTCACTTTCTATTTTCATCCAAAATCAGAATCACTGTTTATACACTGTAGTTTTCCCTGTGGCTCTATGTCCACTATGTTcataccaagaaaagaaaacaggcaccTGTGgatgcccctcccctcccaatgAAAAGGTTGTACTGATCCCAAGAATCTTCTTCCTTTTTAGGATCTGCTCTCTCACACTACACTTACATACCCCCAGCTACAGAAACAAATATAAGCTTCACAGAGCTTTGTCAGGCTTTATGGATGTCCAGTAGATCATGGCATCCACAAGAAAGGTAGGCAGGTAGCTCATGGGGAGGTAGAAGAGCTTGGCATCCCAACCAGCTGAGTATCGAGTGCGAGGGTGACAGGAAGTCAGCGCGTGCTCCATGCAGTCCGTCACCAAGGAGAGGTCCTCATTACACTTTCGGTCCAATGACTTTAGCATTGAGAGATCTGTGCAGAGAGAGAAGTAATTCACCTGCTGTTCACCTACACCTCTCCTGCTCTAGTCCAAGTTAGAGGAAAGTTTCTCTTGACCCCATGATCCCACATCAGAAGCCATGCCCAAGCCTAGCCTGGCCCAGGTCCTCAGGGGAACCCAGCTTCAAGGAAGAACCATGCATACCCACATCTTTGTCTCAGCTCATAGAAAGGCTGtctaattcctcctcctcccatccctgacCTCACTCACAGCTTCATGATGATGAGAGGTTCAGAAAGAACAGAGTACATTGTTCTCAAAGTCAAGAACACTTTTTATGAGCAAATACCCACCCACCAAAGGACATGGGTCTAAATTCCCTTCCTTTGAAGTGTAAGAGCAATGTGTTCGTATTGGCAGAATGAACAGGAGAATACGGATTCAGGACTAGACTCTGTTGGGTCTTCACAGCTCACTTACTTGATGCCAGGAAGTTCTCGCCATAGATCTCTTTGACTTCTGAGCTGGCCTGGTCCCACACCATCTTTGTATTTGATAAATGCCTGTCACTATTGGTTATATCAGTTTTGAAGAAACCAGGCTCTATAATAGCCACCTTCACCCCAAAATAGGAGAGCTCCCTCctgcaagacagacagacatcaagaACTTCAGATGATTATCTGTAAAAGAACTCACAATAAGAGTACAGTGACGTGCCAACATGAGCCTGTGGTGAGGAGAGGTCACAGTTGCGGATCTGGTGTATGTAACAGATGGGGATGAAACTGTGATGAGGGCATTGCGTCTGTGCTTTGAATGTCACACTAAGGGTTTGTTGTGTGTAGCTCACTGGCCTAAAACTAGGGTTTCTGTTCTATGACACCATTAAGACCTCTCTCCATGAACTGCAGATGCAAAGGGTCACCATCTTGCCCGAGTCACCTCCACCTCACTCCTGAGTCTCAGTCCACCCCACTGTCCCAGGAAGCACTCAGGacatctctctctttgttcctgcaGGTGTcttcagagaccctgcctgccacttCCTCACATTCACAGCCTCCCTGTTCCCTGCATCCAGGTATGTACCTGCCCCAAGTGACTCTTCTGATTCAATTGCTTTGAAGGTTTATATTGCCAACAGCATGAAATAAATACTGTCCAGTGCCCTCAGGCTCTCCACAAGTCTACCTCAACTCACCTGGTGACCATCTTCCTTCCATATCTGGTCTGTCCTTTCCCCAAAGAGAATCCACCGACACATACAGGTTCCAGGTTTCTATGTTCAACCTTTACTCTGCTTCAGCCCATTCCTGCTACAGGACCCTGACAAATCTGAGGACTACCATGGTCCACACAGCTGATTGAGCCATGGCTACTCCAAGGGAAGGTCGCAGTTCTTCTCAGTCTCCGCTCTCACTCTCTCGGTTGCCATAGTCTTTAGTTCAGGTCAAAACATTTCTGTTTCATGAAATGTGTTGATTGTGGACTCTACAGGGGCCTGATATCTATCTCTCAATTTGAATGAGATGTTCAGCCCCACTCAAAAACATGTTTATCATCATAGAACTCATGGGGCTGGATTCTTGACCCAATATACTCAAAGATGCTATTTTACCTCAGTAATGTCCCCCAGTTTCCTCCCCCAAATATGACAGGACAAGATGAACTCAGGTCTCAGTCTTGCCCTCTACAGAGACTTGGAAATGCACTTGTGAATGGATCAATCAATGAAGAGAAGATGACAGAGCCCCTAAAACAGAGAGTATCTTCTTCATGATGGGATACTAAAGGCCATGATTAAATACACCCCTGCCAAAACTTCCCTCAGGTACCCCCATCCCTGTCCATTACCTGAGGGAGTCTGAGAAGGCCTCTACACCATACTTGGAGATGCAATAACCACCGCCAAGGAAGGACACTCGGCCCAAGATACTGGAAACGTTGACCACACGGCCCCTTGCCTTCCTCACTAAAGGCAGCATGTTCAGAGTCACCTCGATCATGCCCAACAGGTTCACATCCAGTATCTTTGCAAATTCCTGCTTGTTCAGCCATTGATTGGGAGCCGTGGGGATGGAAATGCCCGCATTGTTGACCAGGCCCCAGAGTCCTGGAGAAAGTGGGAAGAAGACAGAGTCACATAAAATAGCTATAGTTCTGAATGAAATATGTATTCAAATAGGTAAGAACACTTAGACAAGTGTATACTGGAAAGtaggaaacaatgaagaagagtaTGTTATCATATGGGCTGGGGATCCCATCCTAGAGACTCTAAGCTCACAGCATGGATACCCTTCTCCTTGAAGGCTTCATGGCCCCAATGCCTGATGAGAAGCAAGAAACAGTCATTTTCTAACTTGTTAGTTTTAAGAACAGATTTTGAAAACATGGTGCGGCTCTGTGTATCTGGAGATCAtaaaactatgattttttttacacATTATTTCCATCCTTGAAGacattttattctttcacttGTGACCCTTAGACTCATAGatttgaaagcttggcctttggAGAACAGTACTACTTGAAagggattaggaggcgtggctatGTGGgcgtgggtgtggccttgttggaggaagtgtgtcactgggggtggttgGGCTATGGGGTTTCAAAGCTCCAGCCAGACCAGAGTctcactcttcctgctgtctggaatGAGACATGTAGAACTGATCTGGATGtggaactcccagctccttctcctgcaccatgtctgtctgtgtgtctccagACTACCTACCTGACATgctaataatggactaaatctatGTAACAGaaagccagccccaaataaagggtttcctttataagaacagCCATGGTTGTGGTGTTCCTCCAGAAAAATAGAATACTGACTAACTCACACTGCTGCATTTGTCTTTCAAATggcaaagagagacagaaaaacggAAGGACTAGGAGAGAGGCAACAGGGgaacatacaaaagaaaagaaagaaagggcaaaATTAATGTCCGAGTGTAACtaggttgctgtggatatcgttctgtataaataaaacactgattggccagtggccaggcaggaagtataggtgggacaaggagagaggagaattctgggaagtggaaggctgaggcagagagaagctgccagctgccgccatgacaagcagcatgtgaagatgccggtaagccacgagccacagggcaaggtacagatttatagaaatgggctaatttaagatataagaacagttagcaagaagcctgccacggccatacagtttgtaaataatataagcgtctgtgtgtttattttacaagtgggttgttggactgccggggctcggcgggacctggagaaaagctctccacctacagaaaaaaacaaatgtggCCTTGACTGGTGAGTTTTTCAAAAACAGTGCTATGTTTATGGCCCTGATGAAGCTGTTCTTATGAGGTCTAGCATCAGTATT
This is a stretch of genomic DNA from Peromyscus leucopus breed LL Stock chromosome 18, UCI_PerLeu_2.1, whole genome shotgun sequence. It encodes these proteins:
- the LOC114704782 gene encoding retinol dehydrogenase 16-like is translated as MWLYLVVLLGLWKLLRLYRERKVVSHLQDKHVFITGCDSGFGNLLARQLDRRGMRVLAACLTENGAEELRSKTSDRLETVILDVTKTESIVAATQWVKERVGNRGLWGLVNNAGISIPTAPNQWLNKQEFAKILDVNLLGMIEVTLNMLPLVRKARGRVVNVSSILGRVSFLGGGYCISKYGVEAFSDSLRRELSYFGVKVAIIEPGFFKTDITNSDRHLSNTKMVWDQASSEVKEIYGENFLASNLSMLKSLDRKCNEDLSLVTDCMEHALTSCHPRTRYSAGWDAKLFYLPMSYLPTFLVDAMIYWTSIKPDKAL